The DNA window ACGAAGCTCGACGATGACACAGCTAAGATAATCAATAAACTAAATGACTCAGTCGTCTCAAGCGAAGCATTGATAGGCACTATTCTGGATATTTCGCGATTAGATCAAGGCGAGTTGAAACCCTTTATTGAAACAGTCAATGTGGTTGAAACACTCACACCTATTATCAATGAAATGAGCATGAAAGCTGCAGAGAAGGGCTTGATATTTAAACACCGCGTACAAGAGGTGTGGATAAGGGCGGATAGAACTTATGTTTATCGCATCATACAAAATTTGGTTTCAAACGCGGTTAAGTACACCCAATCAGGTAAGGTTCTACTAACGGCTAGAAAACAAAAAAACAGTGTGATTATTGAAGTTAGAGACACCGGCATTGGCATTCCTACGCTTCAACAAGCCGCGATATTTAGTGATTTTTATCGTGTTGAAAACAGTAATGAACAAGGCATTGGTTTAGGTTTAGGCGTAGTAAAGCGTCTTTCACAGCAACTGCAATGCAGTATTAAAGTAATGTCAGAAGAAGGAAAAGGAAGCTGTTTTACCATCATGTTTGATTTAATTGACGCTCCTGAGACGGCAGGAATTGTGGTTTCCAAAGCCACTTCTGTATTCAGTGGCCTGCGCATTTTGTGCGTTGATGATCAGCAAGAAAACTTAGACGCTATGCAAACATTATTGACCAAGTGGGGGATTGAAGTTCAAATCGCGCAAGACTACGAACAAGCAGTAGCCGTTGCTCAACACTTTTTGCCGCAAATCATACTGGTAGATTATCAATTAGGTAAAGGCCCTGACGGTTTAGCCATTATTGAAGCTATTCGTGCCTCATTAAATATGGTCATTCCCGCATGTTTGGTTACAGCAAAACGCGGTGACGAATTGGTAAAACTATGCCAAGAGCAAGGTGTTAACTATCTCAGTAAACCATTGAAGCCGGCGAAATTGAGAACATTAATTCAAAGTATGACGAAATTCATTAGAGCAGCAAAAGTGAAAACAAAATAGTTAAGGCAAACGGGTATTTGCGCGTTGCTCGCTTCCTTCCCGTATTTTGCAATTAGAGAAGCGCAAGTGAACTCAATGCTGAGGGCGGTGAAGTATTGATTGAGAGTATTGATTGCGAGTATTGAAATTGCGCTCGAAGGATTAGCCATCGTCAAAGCATAACTCGCATGACGATGGCTAATAAATTCAGCGCGGTAACGCTACCTTATCGATGCAAAACGCACAACTTGTTGCCAGCTGGATCAAGCAAATAGGCCAAATATAACTTCATGCTACCGCCTTCACGCCAGCCGGGAGGATCTTCACAATCGGTCCCACCGTTCGCTAGTCCCGCCGCGTGCCAAGCGTCCGCAATATCTGTTGTAGCAGCGGAGAATCCAATAGTGGTCCCGTTACCATGACTAGCAGGCTCACCGTCGATAGGTTTAGTTACAGCGAATATACCGCTATCGGTAAAATAAAAGCAGCGTCCCTTTTCGTCTATGACACCAGGCTCAAAACCCAGCGCTCCGAAAGTAGCATCATAAAATTTCTTTGATTCTTGAATATCGTTAGCGCCCAACATGATGTGACTAAACATGTAAACATCCTTACAAATTGATTGAGGAAGTAATGTACAACACCGATTAGTCGAAAGCAAAGCGCTTGTTTTTTTACAAGAAGCGCTAATGTTTATTAATTAATTTCAGCAGTTCAACATTATCCTTTGAAATTGCGTCTTTACTTATCGTGTGGTCTATCAAGGCCGCTAAATTAGAAGAGAAATTATTTCTGAGCAAACCCATTGTTTTTGGCTCAGCAATAATATCGACGCTCTGAAGTTTATCTTTTTTTCGCGCCTGCTCAAGCTGGTCTGCAACTTCCTTAACGAAGTTTTCACGGGCTTTATCTGTCGGCGACATTTCCACGCTCATAGAATCTCGACCATGAATATTCTTTCCTCCTGACATCACGCCGGGTCGATCGCTTACTATGTCTTTATCTTGTTTATGAGCGAAGCTGTTACCGAGTCCTCCTATCTTCTGCAAGCTTTTGCCCTCGTCAGTGTATTTGAAAAATGTCGCTTCTGAACCATTAGCGACAACTAGCCATGATTGCTTTTGCATAAATTTCTCCGTCTTAGGTATTTTTTGCTACTTATAATAATTTTAAAACGTAGCAAAACTAGGTATTATTAAGATTTAAGTCGCTTTGCGTCTTGGGTAACTTTAGCCCTATATTCCGTATCATTTAATTTGTCTGGCTCATATTCCGGGCAGACGTCAATTTCTTGAATGCTTAGTTTGCATTTTACGGTTTTACTTTCCCAGCTTATGCCATCAACTTGTTTGGGAGTTATCAGTACTTTTTTACCACCGGGGAGCCAGTTTCTCGTATCAATGACAATATATTTCAATGACCAATCGTATGTATCCAAAATGAAGTCGTGCACGTGGCCTTTGCTGCCATCAATTTCTTCCACGTCGTAATCTTGGATCTCGTCGGCGGAGCGCAGGTGATTTGTCTTCTCAATTTCCGTTTTTTGAATGACAGCATGGGACAACATATCACGGTTGGTTAAAGCGCCAGGATAATGGTAATCCCCCCAGGCACTCTCCCCTGTCCAGTAATAACCGTAACCAAAATAATCGAAGTACCTCTTTTCAAATTCACGGGATACGGTTTCTTGTTCTTCAACTTTAGGGCAGTTCTCAACCATTTCTTTGGTCATAGATACTCTAATTTCAGCATCATCAACATGGAATTTGAACAATGCTATTGGACTCAATAAGACCTTTTGGCTGAGGGGTAACCAAGCGTGGGTGTCAACAACTAAAAAGCGAGTTGTCCAGTAGCGGTCGTCAAAATAGACATCCTTTACTCTTCCCAACTCACCATCACTGGCCTTGATATTTTTTGAGGTCAATTGCTTGAGGTTTATAAACATATTCTCCTCCTCTTTAATCGAATCGGATTTACTAAACAAGGAACATTAAACGCATTGTCGTATGCAGGTTCACTTCCTATTTTTACTAACACTAAAGCAGATTCGCTTTAGTGCTTTGCTCATGTGTTGGTTTAGAATACATAGCTTAACTATAGTTCAAATTATCAAAAATTCCACCTCGCCACCGACGCTTACATCATTAGAATCTAGTTGAAATGATGGTTGCTGCAAGCCAGCACTTGTCGATTACAACGCTTGTGCATTCAGTTTTCTAATACTTGATAATTCATAATTGTGCTTGGTATTACTGCGCATTATTGTTTTTAATGAACATTCAAGAATAATTATATTACGGAGCATCCATGCCAATTACTTTTATAGACGTGCCTATTCCAGAATCAGGCACACTGCAAAAAGTGGCTCCTGATATTTTTTGGTTGCGCATGCCGTTGCCGTTCGACCTCGACCATATTAATTTATATTTATTGGAAGATGGTGATGAAGGATATGCGTTGATCGACACCGGCATCGGGACTAGTCGTGTTGAAGAGCTTTGGGAGGCATTGCTTGCTGAGTTAAAAAAACCAATTACCAAAGTGATCGTGACCCACATGCACCCAGATCATATTGGCATGGCCGGATATCTAGTGGAAAAATTCAGAGTACCGCTGTACATGAGTCATTCCGAGTACTTTGTTGCTCGAGCTCTATCTGCCGGCAGCCGAGGTGCGTCAGATTGGCAAGATGATGAATATTTAGTGCGCTGCGGAATGTCGCAAGAATATGTAGCAAAGGCAAAACAAAATCGCAAAGAGAGCAAAGGAGTTGGTCAGGTTATTCGCCCTATTCCGCTACAGTACGAGCGTTTAGAGGAAGGAGATACCATTCCCATCGGTAGCGACGAGTGGCAGGTTATGATCGGTCGTGGACACTCTCCTGAACATGTTTGCTTGTATAGCGAGCAAAGAGCGGTGCTTATTTCAGGCGACCATGTGTTACCGGGGATATCTCCCAACATTGGCGTTTACAGCACCGAACCAAATGCGAATGCATTGGAGCAATATTTAACTACCCTGCCGCAATTCCTGAACTTACCGAAGAATACGCTTGTGTTACCTTCACATAAACAGCCTTTCCATGGATTACATATTCGCGTGAATGAACTGATTGAGCATCATCATCTTCACTTGGATAATTTACGTGCATTTTGTCAACAAGCTAAGACCATCAATGACTGTCTTCCGATTTTGTTTAAACGCAAACTTAATCCTCACAATATGTTTTTTGCAGTAGCTGAAGCTATTTCACACCTTAATTATTTGTATTTTTCAGGTGAGTTTAGCCGTGAAATAAATAAGGAAGGTCAGTTTATCTTCAAATCAAAATAATCCTCGGCTGAAGTTTAATGTCTTGCGCAACGCAATTAATCAATGATGTTCCGCCCCGCCCTTTTGACTAGTTTCAGCTAGGTACAGTTTCTATTACCTCATTTTAATCTTAGGATAATGCTTTTATTCCTCTTAAAAATGAAGGTCGCGCATATACAGCAAGCACGATGCTCATCTTAGCAACAGCGGAAGACGCAAGGAGTGTGTGATGATCTTTTATTCTAAATTCTCAATTGCAAAAGCAATATTGTTATTGTTGGCATCTTTTGTATTAGCGCTGTTTTTAGCAACTGAGAGCGCACAAGCTTTTAACGACACAAGCCTACCCAATGTGCAGCTTGCAGAAGTATATGATAAGCAAAATGTGCAAGATTACCTTATCAGCGAAAAGTATGACGGCGTTCGTGCCATTTGGAAAGATCGCACCCTGCAATCGCGAAGCGGAAATATTATTCATGCTCCAACTTGGTTTACCGAGGGATTACCAGACGTTTGGCTAGACGGTGAATTGTGGTATCGAAGAGGAGATTTCGAATATGTGGTTTCAACCGTCAACAAAGATATTCCTGTTAATAGCGAATGGAAAAACATTACTTACATGGTGTTTGATGCGCCAAACTACAACGCCGACTTTCAAAGCAGAGCAACTTTCTATACCAGCTTAATACAGAGTTTACACCTTGCGCATGTAAAAGCCGTCGACCAATTTAGCTTAACTACGAATGCAGAGTTATCTGCTTATTTAAAAAATTATGTCGCAGAGGGAGCTGAAGGGTTAATGCTACAAAAAGCTGATGCCAAATTCGCCGATGGACGCAGTAGTAATTTGCTCAAGCTCAAACCATATATGGACGCCGAAGCACGGGTATTAGCTCACTTAGAGGGAAAAGGTAAATACCGGGACAAAGTTGGTGCGATACTGGTGCTTTATTCTAACGCGTCAGGCAGTAAAATTACGTTCAAGATTGGTAGCGGGTTTAGTGATGAGGAAAGAGCTAATCCGCCACCAATAGGCAGCGTTGTTACTTTCAAGTATCACGGCTTTACTAAACGGGGCGTGCCTCGTTTTGCCAGCTACTTGCGAATGTATAAGCCATCGTAAAATCCATTATAAACTAAAGTATAATTATCTGCGTGACGCGCAGGAACATACCTGTACGATATAACAAACTCTCCTTTGCCAATCCTGATTTACACGATATAGTGAAGTGACAGGCTATCTAAGCAAATCAATGTACTATTTTCGCTAGATAAAATTTACGTTAACAAGGAGTGGAATTCGATGCAAAACCTCAAAGGCTTGTATCAGATCACCTCAAATAGCAATTTGTCGTACGACGAAAAAATGAATGCTTTGCTACAGCTTGGTTTGGATTATTTTAAGCTTGAACTTGCTATTATAAGCAAAATCGATGGCGACGTTTATACCGTCCTGCACGGCATATCGCCCGATAACTCGCTGCTTGTCGACACCACTTTTTCAGTAGCCGATACTTATTGTTTACATACCTTGGAGAACAACCAAGCCCTATCCTTCTATCATGCCGGTAAGAGTAATATAGCCCAACACCCGTGTTATCTAAATTTCGGTTTAGAAAGTTACATAGGTGCTCCTCTTGTGGTCGATGGTAAACGGTTTGGCACAATTAACTTTTCAGCAGCATCTCCGAGAACAAGTCCTTTTAGCGACGAGGAACATGAATGTATAGAATTACTTTCACATTGGGTTGGTAATGAAATAGCGCTTCGTGAAAAGCTCACACTTCTGCATGAGCAACAAAAGACAATGGCTCGCCAGCAAGATATATTGGAACAAATGGGGCAGTTAGCTGGTGTCGGCGCTTGGGAAGTTGACCTTATTAGTGAAAAAGTTTACTGGTCTGCAGTAACCAAAAAAATTCATGATGTGGATGCCGATTTCGAACCTGAGCTAGCAACAGGGATCAATTTTTACAAAGAAGGAGAAAATCGAGATCGTATCACCCAATTAATTAATAGAGTGATACAACAAGGTGGCCACTTTTCTGGAGAGTTCGAAATTATCACCCAAAAAGGCACCGCTAAATGGGTGGCCGTAAAAGGAAGAGCAGAGTTAGACGATGGCCAATGTGTAAGGTTAATCGGTGCATTTCAAGATATTACAAAACAAGTAGATTCTCGGGTTCAGTTAGAGAATAGACACAAAGAGCTATCTCTAGCGCTCGAAGCACGCAGTTTATTTTTAGCCAATATGAGCCATGAAATTCGCACGCCCATCAATGGTGTGTTAGGCATGTTACAAATATTAGAAACCTCATCACTTTCTTCTGAACAGCAACGCTTTTTGGGATTGGCAAAAGATAGTGCGATATCTTTACTAGGCATCATCAGTGATATATTAGATTTCACTAAAGTTGATTCAGGCAAGTTAACCCTCGAAAAAGTGCCCGTAGATATCAACCTATTACTTAACAACTGCGTCGATATTTTCAATCCTAGAGCCGAAAGTAAATCAATAAGTTTGACAAAACAACTTGATTCTACACAGCGCGTTAAGGCACTTACCGATCCAACCCGTCTGCGTCAAATTTGCTCAAACCTGCTGTCAAACGCAATTAAATTCACACATCATGGGCAGGTCAATATCAAGACCCAACTGACCTTGCGCGATAGCAAACGAGCCACGTTGACGATAATAGTTGAAGACACCGGAATGGGGATCACTGAGGCACAGAAAGCGCATTTATTTTCACCTTTTAGCCAAGCCGACGTTTCCACTACCCGTAAATTCGGTGGTACAGGACTAGGACTATCAATCACTCAAAAGATATGCCAACTAATGGGGGGTGATATAGGCATTGAAAGCACGTTAAATAGAGGCAGCGAATTCAAAGCAACGATCAGCGTTGAGCTCATCGATGACGAAGAACAAACGTTGGACTCCAACGATGTTATGCCTAAAACGGTAGATTTGAGTCACCTTGAAGTATTAGTAGTTGAAGACAATGAAATCAATCAGGTGGTTGTAGGGGAAATGTTAAAGCAGCGAAACATTACTTATGACATTGTAAATGATGGCGTTGAAGCATTGGCACATATTCAACATGAAGCAGACCGTGGACGTTCATTTTCGTTAATTTTAATGGATTGCCAAATGCCAAATATGGATGGATATGACACTACGAGACATATCAGGCAGCTACCAACACCTATTGCAACAATCCCTATTATTGCGTTGACTGCAAACGCCATGTCAGAGGAACGTGACAAATGTTTCGCCTGCGGTATGAATGAGTATTTATCTAAACCAGTAGAACGTTCGTTATTGTATTCTATGCTCGAGAAGTTCGCCTAAGGGGGCTTTCTATCCCATCATTTAATCCGTTTGCAAACAAACAGTGGCTACTTTGCTGGCGGCTCTAGCTGAAGTTCACTGGCGATTAAGACAGCTTGTGTGCGATTGTTGATGCTCAGTTTTCTGAATATTGCAGTAACATGAGCTTTCACTGTGGCCTCTGCTATATCTAAGTTGTAGCCAATTTGTTTATTAAGCAATCCATCACGCATGTAACACAACACCTTATATTGCGCTGGCGTGAGGCTTGCAACATTTTCAGCTAATACAGAGAAGTCCTCATCAACGTGTTCAATTTGCTGCCTAACGCTCTCCGGCACCCAAACGTCACCATCTAACATTGCGTTTACCGCATCACCAATATTTTTTGCGCTCGCTGTTTTTGGAATAAAACCCATTGCGCCAACGCCAATTACTTTAGATATTAGAGATGCATCCTCAGTGCCAGAAACAACCGCAATAGGAAGGTCAGGGAAGGTTTTTTGAATATGCAGTAATCCAAACAAGTCGCTGCTGCCAGGCATGTGCAAATCCAGTAAAAGCAAGTCTACATCGTGTTCGTGCAGTACTTTTACCGTTTCATTTAAATCACCAGATTCAAGTATATTCAGATCACTAAACGCCATACATAACGCCCCTTTCAGGGCGTCACGATACAGAGGATGGTCGTCTGCTATAAGCAGGTTTACCATACCAATTCCCTTATTTGTTCAATCGCTCCTTCACCAGTGTATCAACAACTGATGGATCTGCCAACGTTGATGTATCACCCAAATTATCGTGCTCATTCGCAGCAATTTTACGAAGAATACGGCGCATTATTTTACCTGAGCGCGTTTTCGGCAATCCCTTAGTCCACTGAATAATATCTGGTGTGGCTATTGGGCTTAACTCTGTGCGAACCCACTTGCGAATTTCAGCAGTCAGTTCGTCGCTCACTTCAACACCTTCGTTTGGCGTGATGTAAACATAGATCCCTTGACCTTTTATGTCGTGAGGAAAACCGACAACAGCAGCTTCGGCAACATCAGGGTGAGCCACTAGTGCACTTTCAATTTCTGCAGTGCCAAGTCTGTGACCAGATACGTTGAGTACATCGTCAACACGCCCAGTGATCCAATAATAGTCATCTTCGTCGCGACGACATCCATCGCCAGTAAAGTATACGCCTGGATAGGCGCTGAAATAAGTTTCAATAAACCGTTTATGATCGCCATAAACTGTTCG is part of the Glaciecola nitratireducens FR1064 genome and encodes:
- a CDS encoding VOC family protein, whose protein sequence is MFSHIMLGANDIQESKKFYDATFGALGFEPGVIDEKGRCFYFTDSGIFAVTKPIDGEPASHGNGTTIGFSAATTDIADAWHAAGLANGGTDCEDPPGWREGGSMKLYLAYLLDPAGNKLCVLHR
- a CDS encoding host attachment protein, translating into MQKQSWLVVANGSEATFFKYTDEGKSLQKIGGLGNSFAHKQDKDIVSDRPGVMSGGKNIHGRDSMSVEMSPTDKARENFVKEVADQLEQARKKDKLQSVDIIAEPKTMGLLRNNFSSNLAALIDHTISKDAISKDNVELLKLINKH
- a CDS encoding PRC-barrel domain-containing protein, with product MFINLKQLTSKNIKASDGELGRVKDVYFDDRYWTTRFLVVDTHAWLPLSQKVLLSPIALFKFHVDDAEIRVSMTKEMVENCPKVEEQETVSREFEKRYFDYFGYGYYWTGESAWGDYHYPGALTNRDMLSHAVIQKTEIEKTNHLRSADEIQDYDVEEIDGSKGHVHDFILDTYDWSLKYIVIDTRNWLPGGKKVLITPKQVDGISWESKTVKCKLSIQEIDVCPEYEPDKLNDTEYRAKVTQDAKRLKS
- a CDS encoding MBL fold metallo-hydrolase, with translation MPITFIDVPIPESGTLQKVAPDIFWLRMPLPFDLDHINLYLLEDGDEGYALIDTGIGTSRVEELWEALLAELKKPITKVIVTHMHPDHIGMAGYLVEKFRVPLYMSHSEYFVARALSAGSRGASDWQDDEYLVRCGMSQEYVAKAKQNRKESKGVGQVIRPIPLQYERLEEGDTIPIGSDEWQVMIGRGHSPEHVCLYSEQRAVLISGDHVLPGISPNIGVYSTEPNANALEQYLTTLPQFLNLPKNTLVLPSHKQPFHGLHIRVNELIEHHHLHLDNLRAFCQQAKTINDCLPILFKRKLNPHNMFFAVAEAISHLNYLYFSGEFSREINKEGQFIFKSK
- a CDS encoding DNA ligase, with protein sequence MIFYSKFSIAKAILLLLASFVLALFLATESAQAFNDTSLPNVQLAEVYDKQNVQDYLISEKYDGVRAIWKDRTLQSRSGNIIHAPTWFTEGLPDVWLDGELWYRRGDFEYVVSTVNKDIPVNSEWKNITYMVFDAPNYNADFQSRATFYTSLIQSLHLAHVKAVDQFSLTTNAELSAYLKNYVAEGAEGLMLQKADAKFADGRSSNLLKLKPYMDAEARVLAHLEGKGKYRDKVGAILVLYSNASGSKITFKIGSGFSDEERANPPPIGSVVTFKYHGFTKRGVPRFASYLRMYKPS
- a CDS encoding GAF domain-containing hybrid sensor histidine kinase/response regulator; translation: MQNLKGLYQITSNSNLSYDEKMNALLQLGLDYFKLELAIISKIDGDVYTVLHGISPDNSLLVDTTFSVADTYCLHTLENNQALSFYHAGKSNIAQHPCYLNFGLESYIGAPLVVDGKRFGTINFSAASPRTSPFSDEEHECIELLSHWVGNEIALREKLTLLHEQQKTMARQQDILEQMGQLAGVGAWEVDLISEKVYWSAVTKKIHDVDADFEPELATGINFYKEGENRDRITQLINRVIQQGGHFSGEFEIITQKGTAKWVAVKGRAELDDGQCVRLIGAFQDITKQVDSRVQLENRHKELSLALEARSLFLANMSHEIRTPINGVLGMLQILETSSLSSEQQRFLGLAKDSAISLLGIISDILDFTKVDSGKLTLEKVPVDINLLLNNCVDIFNPRAESKSISLTKQLDSTQRVKALTDPTRLRQICSNLLSNAIKFTHHGQVNIKTQLTLRDSKRATLTIIVEDTGMGITEAQKAHLFSPFSQADVSTTRKFGGTGLGLSITQKICQLMGGDIGIESTLNRGSEFKATISVELIDDEEQTLDSNDVMPKTVDLSHLEVLVVEDNEINQVVVGEMLKQRNITYDIVNDGVEALAHIQHEADRGRSFSLILMDCQMPNMDGYDTTRHIRQLPTPIATIPIIALTANAMSEERDKCFACGMNEYLSKPVERSLLYSMLEKFA
- a CDS encoding response regulator transcription factor, encoding MVNLLIADDHPLYRDALKGALCMAFSDLNILESGDLNETVKVLHEHDVDLLLLDLHMPGSSDLFGLLHIQKTFPDLPIAVVSGTEDASLISKVIGVGAMGFIPKTASAKNIGDAVNAMLDGDVWVPESVRQQIEHVDEDFSVLAENVASLTPAQYKVLCYMRDGLLNKQIGYNLDIAEATVKAHVTAIFRKLSINNRTQAVLIASELQLEPPAK